Genomic segment of Synchiropus splendidus isolate RoL2022-P1 chromosome 4, RoL_Sspl_1.0, whole genome shotgun sequence:
aaaaaaaaaaaaacatttcaaatcaacacaaagacatttatatttttcactGAGAAATCTGCAAATGTAAACTAAACATCTCTATTtcatatatatgtttttaatcttttataacatatatttaaaatcCTCCTCATAGACGCGTAACAATTAATGTGCGTGAATGTGAAATGGTGTGAGTGTATAAATATATACGGATTCTATGTTTATCAAAAGCATCAACGAATCACTTTTCTTCATtggaatgttttgttgtaaCCCGACTGAGCCACTAGAGGGTAGCATACGAAATAACGCGCTAATATGAGTCCATGTGctgttaataaacaaaacagtaatTCATAAGAACATTTGACTTGGTTCAGGAGCAAACTGAAAcagtgtgtgggagagagaacctgtgagcagcagctggtACTGGGGGATTCTCTGCACCGGCTTCAGCAGGTAGTGTTTCAGAGCCAGGCTGGCGCACCGTGGAGTCATctgaacaacacaacaaaaacatcgaTTCGAAACATTCCACTGGCAACTCAAAATGCACTCATAGCAACATATGAATAAATCATCAATAAATCATGCAGAGTGACATCAATGTTTAATCAATGCCAGGGTTATTTGATTAAATACAGTTTACGTTGAAAGAATCTAGTTTCTTTACTTCAAAGTCTCGGACAACAGCCGCAAATGCTGGGttctttctgcactgttcatctAACAGCGCCACATTGTTGTCAAACTGCCGGATGTAGGTGGAGTACATCTTCAGGTAAGGCCCCTTCTGGACGAAGATATCGGACAGTCTCTGATGATCACTCCTgtggtcagaaaaaaaatggaccagTAAATACTTTGGTGCTGAACCTTTGAATCATCACCAGCTAACTAGAGGAATTGTACCAGTGGGCCACTCTTTCCTCCAGCTCCCTCAGCAGGTCTCTGTTCAGCTGGTACAGTTGTGGAAGATAGTAAAGGATTTGACTGAGGACGCGCTCCTCCACCACCGGCTTCCCGTTCTGCCGGCTCGCTGTGGCCACAGCATCCCTGAAGTCCTGAAGAAGTAGTACAGAGGTGAGGAACAAATGCATCATCTAACAACCCCCTCTTTATAGGACTTCTCACTCAAGCAAGCGAGCTGAGTCAGGGCTACTGAGTCAGCGCCCACTCACACTTCCACACGGAAGGAAGTGCATGGATGCCACTAACACAGCAGAGGCACAGATGGACCTGTGACTTGGATGAGAGCAGGGAAATGTCTATAAAGAAAAGGCGCCCGGTTTTCTGGCAAAAGATCAAGAATGGCGTCCTTGCAAGGTCTTCTAAAACCAACCGTGCTTCTCGCTAAACAGCAACTTCAGAAGGGGGAGAAACGTTTTGACACACAGGAGCAGAAGGCCCTACCTCCCTCAACTATTTACTCACTGACCGGTCGACACacgcacatacaaacacacttgCAGGACTGTGCTGCGTGTGTCTGCAGGTCGTGGCTGCAGCCTgaggaagcagctgctgctcggCCTGGTCGTCAGCGGATACAGAAGAATGCGAGTTGACCTCTTTTCTTAGACAGAGTGGTCCGCCTCGCCCTCCCCTGGTGTTTTCTACAGATCCTGCGCTGCCTGTGCAAAAGTCATGCCTGggggtagacagacagacaggtgggaCCATGACCTTTGGTGTGGGCAGTCTGAACCCACTCACCAGGCAGGAGGAGTCCAGATTAACTGAGCACTTGTGGGCACTTATGACGAACAGGATTATGCTGAATCATTCCACCATTGTTATCAGAAAGCAAACACGAGATACAAGTGCTGGATTAATGCTGCCTGCCGCCGTCATGTACATGTTTGAATGACCTAAAAGGCGACTACATTCTGAGGTTCAGGCTCATGACAGACTTCAGTGTTTGTGTAGCGTCACATGCAACTTCTCAATATCCAGGATATTTTTTCAGTCACCAATTCCAGGCACACCACATTGTACAATGCAATGTCACAACTAAACATATGGACTGCAatttcaagtttaaaaaagGCTAGAAGTTTGAAAAATGTCAAGCGTTTGTTTGTCACTGTAGCACATCCACTCTGATTTTAAGATCATGCATATGTTTTGTTGAGTCCCAaccctgaaaaaaatacagctCCAAATATTCAGTGTTAAGTGTCATTGTGTGTTAAAGGGTAactattatgttttttttttctttagtgatcAAATCTCATATACAGGTAGTGTataggtttaaaaaaataaataaacgcaACACGGACAGAAGCCCTGGAGTAGGTTCACAAAAGCAAATctgtattcaaaataaaatcctgaaTGCCTCCATTAACAAAATCATCTAATGAAATTTTACAAAATTCTGGCCCCGCTCATGTTTTGTTCTACAATGAAAGAGCAAAAAATGGTTGTTCCAGTTTTAACTGATCAAAAACATCACTGATGCATTTAGAGCAGCTTAACAACAAACATCTTTGCCAACAAAGACTCGTCTCACATGTCATTTTAGTACCACGTTTGTTGCTCAGTACATGAACCCAAATGAGGTCACAGTAACCACTAACTGACACACTGATTTAAGGAGCACTGTCACTGTTTATGTGTAGAGTTGCTCCCTTCCTCCCTCATTTCACACATTCATCTTCATTCTTGTTGTGAAGAACATTAGGTTCACACTTTAATTCATCTGTTAAGGCGTTAATTGGTGTTTAAGTACCTGCTGGGGTCAGAGTTTCTGAAGGACTTCTAAGTTCTGAGATTTTacaaagagattaaaaaaatgtcactgaGCAAATATGGATCTCTCCATTTCAAGCAGTTACCAGAACTACATTTATGAACACACGTTACAAAAGCAACAATTATTGACCTATCGATTTCAGATCAAAAATACTTGTGCACATTAGTTTTAAGGTTACCAACagttttagacttagactttctttattgtcattgcacaaaaacatatcactatattatggcaacgaattttcggtctgaggcctccggtttccaaaaaaaaaccccaaaaaaactatatgtccaaaatgaataaatatcagataaatactttGGATTTGGACAATTTGGAGTTTagacataaaaaacaaataggaAGACAATAATGAGCTGTTTGGTTTTATTATTCTTGATTGAATATTTTCTCCTAATTTATGTTGAGAGACTTTAGTTCAAAGAAAACGCCCTCAGTATATTATCGCATACATTTTCTGTATTTCTGACACACAGGAAGGTTAGAATTAAAAATCTAttcacaaaacaaactaaaaaggGGAAATAATGTCTTCCGAAATAGATGCCCTCTTTTTAAACACATGGCACTGTTTCAACTGAACAACAACTAACAAACAGCACAATATTGTGACTGGTTACTGAAACAGAAACTGTTTGTCTGGTCTAAATTATTGGTCTTAAACTTTAGATTTGCTGTAAGGTTGTACTGCTTatagacagacacagacatggCAGGAAAATGTCAGCAAAGCGTGATTCTTGTTTAAGTTTTTTCTGTGCATATCCGCGTCGTGGCCAAAAAAAGCACAAGTGACCCACAAAAATTCTCAGACGACTGTAAGATGGAACACATTCAACGAAAACAAACCATGTGAAGGATTGTCAAGGCAAACAAAGCCATGTACGTTGAATATAAAGGAGCCAGTAAACTGATCTGGTGACCctgtctgtttgttttcctgctcagaCAAATGGCAGAAGGAAACACTTTAGAATTAATGTGTCAGACAGCATTGCTttgacacagacaaacacaaaaccacaAACAAACTCATCCCTGCCCTCTCAGATGTGTCTGCActaacaaaatatgtttttataaaaCACTTACTATGTGCAGCAGTTTCAGGACGTCCACAAAGCTGATGGAAGAGCAGAAATGTTTCAGTCagacaataaaacaacacaatcaTATGTCGGTCTGGGCTCCACTTACACTTTCTCGGAGCTCATGATCTCCTGGGCGATGTGCACCACCTTCTTCCTTTTCATCTCATCCTCTTGCTGAAACAAAAAGACTCATGTAAACTTATGCAAGCACACAATACACATACAGAAAACTTCCTCCGTCCACATACAGCGTAAAACACCATGATGTGCATCAGCGGGACACTTGTAAACAAGCTCCAACCAGAGCCTCTCTGTTCAACCCTGGTGTCTGATGGAGTGTGCAGTGGAATGGTAATAGGGCGGTCTTTTGCAGACTTAATTTGGACGCTGTCCTTGGCCCCCCTCTTGACTGACTGTCCCATGTCTCCAGCCGGAATCTGTGCCACCCTGGAGCTTCGAGTGGTATCATGCAGAAGCACTGACAGTATCACACAACATGTCTAATCATTGACCAAGCTATTTTTGTCACCAGCAGCCCCTCCGTGTTTACTCCCAAGACCCCTTTCAACGAGTGCGGTGACATACGACCAGCACACTTGGCAGAGCTCACTCAGTCTCACACTCTGGCCCCAGTCACCCTGGGTTCACCTTTAAGAACATGAGTAGTCAAGAGTAACTCTGCTCACTGTAAATGAAGGATTAAAGGAACCTCTCTCAGTGGTGCACAGCACAGCTGACAAAAATATCTTGTCTGTCCAATTCCAGACTGATTTAGAGCTGCATGTTGTCTCAGGAAGGATTTAGATGTTTGAGACGCACATGGTAAGATGTCCACTAACCACACCTAGAAAGTTGATATCCAATTCATACAAACTCATGTATACATAGGATTTTCTCGCTACAATGCTGCAGATCTTGTATAATGCATCTATCTATACAGGGTTTATTTAATTTCCTCAAACAGACAAGGTGTCAACAGTTATTTGGCATAATTCTCATTATCAGTATTGATTTAAGAGTAATTTACCAAGAAAATATTGTAAAACCTCTTTTTAAAAAGAAGTTATACACCTAATTATAAACTTTCATTAAATAAACATATGCAATATAATTAACATAATACAGGATTATGAAATAGTATCTATTCTATTGTGTATTTAACtactttaaatatatatatacagattttttaaatgcatcatGGGATACACACATCCCATTTAAAACCACTCCTCAAGAGAGGCTTCAGCTGAATAAAGAATGTAGTACCAAGTCTTTTTACAGTGACGGACACCTTGTGCATTGTACAAATATGAATTTAatggttatttttttgttcagttttgaatctTTGTTTACTTGGATACTGTCAGTGCTAATAACTGTCATAATGAAAGTGTGAAGCTGttgtaaacaataataaaaaatacatttgtatttgtttttgcctgtataatgcagccacaccaagagttttcatgataatatttgagaCTGTGTCAAATTTTCAGGGTGAAAACTGTTTTCACCACAGCATGTGGCCCGTGTGAACTCGAAATGTCCATCGTTGACTGAAAAACTAGATTATTATGAGCACAGGAGATGAAGCTGATAAGAAATGACAGGGAGTCTATTGtgttaaataaacacacagttTGCTCGGATGGTTATAACCTTTGTAAATACATGTAATAACACATATATAAAATTATACATGaaatgaattacattttgttACACATGCTTAACCTTCCAAATCAGCAAGGGATTACTGCTCTTTCAATCTAAATTCAGGATCTATTCTTGTGTTAATGCTCCAACATGATTCTCTACTTCATGTAGTCACATGGTCTGTCACTCACCAAGCACTGGCCAATCATGGGACCACACTCTGTTTGGGAATTGTTGCACCAACAAAATTGGAAACATGAAATGGCATTTTAACACATACCATCATGTATTGTGGATCGACCTTTTGACCTTGCCAtttccccccacacacacaaaacctaaTTTTTGATAATTCATGACATGACTTTAGAACCAAAAGGTATTCACCTGTTTGTCCACCGCATCGATCTGCTCCttgctggaggtggagctgttgtcttcttcatctgaGCTGTGGATCTCCTCCGCTTCGGAGTGGACGTCCCGCCTTGGCCAGTCACTGTGGGACAGTCATTGACATTGACACATTAAACACACTGTGGTGAAACAGTGTGCCTACAGGAGATTGGGAAGCTAAGGAGGGATGGTGAAATGTGATTAGCAAAGGGTGTGTTGAAGaagttgcaaaacaaaacaaataattaaCCACATTGCTAAATATAATGACTTGGACTAGGAAAGAGTGACCACATTTCCGGAGAAAATGTTAACAAATACAGTGTGCTCAAACTCAACAGGAAGTACTGGTCACATCATAATTGCTTTACTTGTCAATCTAGAGCACAGATCACAACACAATTCAATTGCATGTCCTCCTGCGGTTGACATGCTGCTGCCCACACTGCCTACACCATCCACCAAACATAATCAGATGTTGGGTTTCACAGCACAACACGCTGGAGCTCAGCCCGGTTACCACAAGCAGCAACATGTGTCTCCAAGTTAACGTTTTGATCTTAATCTCCAAGTGTTTTCATTCAGTTACACACAAACTGGAGGCACAGATTGAGAGAGgtagataataaaaataaactccaCAATAAAAGCTGCACCTTGCACACACTGCAGTTCACACTGCCAGATCTACTCTGACACTGTCTCTCTGAAGTAGAGCATTATGGCTCTCCAGCTCTGAAATAGAGTTCCATATTCAAACTGAACAGGCTTGGAAGGATGAAGATTCACTTGAAGCACTTGACATACCAGACAGAATTAGTAAAGCAGGCAACATCTCAGTCAGTGTAACGTTTGATGTCAGACCGTTGCCCCTCAACAGTCTTGACATGGCGGGAAGCCCATCGGTCAGAATGCAGTGAGAAAATAGGAACCGCTCCATCTGACAGGAACAGGTTCCAAGTGTGAGCCACCACCAAGTAAACACAACCTGAATGGAATAATAACAGCACACGGACTCGACTCACTAGCTCTGCTCCTTCTGATTTACTCTTTAAGATGCCAACTGTGttaatgtttgtgtctgttgcGCTGAAAACAACTTGAATGTTGAGCTGGGTTAAATTCCACTAAGGATAAATGGCAGGAGGCAGATGCAGCACACCGGTTGTGCCATCAAGAAGAACTGGGGGTTAAAAGATAAAATATCTCAGGAATTTTAAAAGGTAAAATATCTCAGGAATACATCAACATCAAGATGTGCAACCTTTCAGTCACTTTCACCGACCTCAGGTAACTGCTGAGGAGCAACAAAGACTGTGACAGTTAATCCGATAATTTGTTAGAGGAAGTAAGTGGCAATTGAAAGAATAGAGACTTCACAAtcttaaataattaaatatgaaaaatatagagtataaaataacaacaaataacaatccaaaaattatcttttttttgtgttagtTAACCATTCCCATAATAATTGCAGTGATAGCGTAGATTTCAGCCTTAAACAGTTAAACAGATTTTAACATTTTGAGCCGCAGTGGAAGAAAAACTGAGAAGCAACATGACGGTGAGAGTCAACCGGCGCTCATTATCAACAATGTAGCAAGTGCAACTGAAGGTTTTGCTCTTGACTGATGACTCCCAACTCAACTACAACTGTTCAGGATCAGAGCGAAAAGATATATTCAACTGTATACATATCACAGTAGGCTCTTGGGAATGTGCTGGAGGTTTACATTCCCATCCAAAGTCTTGAGAAAGTCTGTTTTAATAATGTAAGCATCGCCTCAAGATTGCTCCTTCCAGTCAAGAAAAAATTGCACACACTTTCTCACGAACAGTAGAAAACCGCTGATGAGGTTACAAAGAGGCCAAACACATGTGAAGGAGGACGGGCAGAGCGGAGGAGGAGCGCGCTGGTGGTTGCTTCAGATTTATTTTCCCTGTACTGGAGAGCTATGTGGCGTTTCTGCGATTCTCAGACATTTCCTGCTCTGACCACTGAAAATAACCCACAGGAAAACAGGCCGACCTGCTACTCATCAATGCCTGTTTCAAATTCTACGCCAACGGCTGAAAAGCTGACGTTGACATTttgtaaacacacagcagcagtatCACCTTCACAGCAGCTCACACAGATCATACACTCAACCACCTGCTCTCAGATTGTTGAGGTAAAATATTAGATACGGCTCATCCCTTCGACCTGACTGATGAATGACCTTCAAAAACAATACACATGTTGTTGTGTGGTGACTGAAGAATTTCCTGTTTGCCACTCAAAGGTTTATCACTGTAAAGAACTATCAAACttgagttaaaaataaacaccagGGACAGCAACAGTTACCACGTCTTCtacttgttgaactcaacccaGAATTTAGCAAAGTCATATTTAGTAGTACACAAGAGGAATGacagcttaaaatatgatgtgtGGGAATGATTTCATGAAATCTGCACACCACATTGCTATTATCTTCTTTGTTGTGACCGGCAATATTTGTAGCGTACAGATGATCTGTACTTGGATGTATATTTTATGTTTagattttcacacacacacagtggttaAAAACAAGGGTTCCGTTTCTTACCAGTGTGAGGGAAAACCAGGTTTGGAGCAAACATGGTGGATTCTTTCTATTACTAGAACTATTATCTTTAACAACATCTTTAACAGACTATTTCTTTCTGTCCAAATACTTGATGGATTCAAGTAGTACATCCACTTGATGGAAGTTTATAAGGCTCAAGTGACAAAAAGAGGGACGGTGGAACTCATGAAAGTCAAAATGTCCCTCTGGtattgataacttcagaaaaaagtGCTGCAGCAATTACACACTTTCACTCATATTAATGTCTGCCAACAGATCAGTCCTCTGTATTTAGGTTTTTACATAAGTTCAACCACAGTTTTccttcctcaaaaaaaaaacacagagggtTAAATGTTGTATTCAACATAATATAATGTGAATCAGCAGTGACAGATTTAAAGTGTGCCACCCTCATCCTACATTCATCAATGGAAACCAAACACCGTGAATCCTTATCTTTCATCTTGACAAATCTTCTCGCAGAGAAGATAGAGATATGATTGTTGGATTATGCAGGTGCCACCATAGTAAGGTTCCAACGTCAAATCTAAATTTGAATAATTCTTTTCTCCTCGTGTCACCGTCAACAACATGGCTAGACCTCTGCAACTTATTTCACATGACTATGAAAACGCAGCCCAACTTGACTCGCGAGTGAAGAAATTGGATCGGGTTTTGAGTTATTTGGTGACAGTTTCATTTCACCTTTGATCAACACCTAGTTTGACTTGGCTTAACTTGTCAGCACAAGCCAGTAAAAGAGCAGATGTATAACTACAGCTGAACTCCACTCACATGATTACACTGTTTAGTtgtccaaacaaagacaagaacACAAATCCTTCACTTTAGAGGCCCAATATATATGACCCAACACCCAGGTGACACAGGCAAAGGGTCCAGAACGTAGAGACAGTTTTGACAACGTCATACCTGTCACTCTCGCCATCCTGGCGTCTATGGTAGGGGTCCTGGACTTCATAGATGTCTGTATCACTTCCATCAGCATCTTGAGGCCAGCCCAGGCGTGCACTGTGGAAAGGCAGGTTCATATATTCCGGGATCTCCTCGTACAGAGGGACGTTTTCATACTCCACTGAACCATCTCCACTTTCTCCCCCATTGTCCGTTTCATCTGTGCTGCTAGCAGACCGGCTGTTCTTGAGGTTAGGGTCCATGCTGGTGCCGTCTGAGGACGGCCCACTCTTGCCCAGCAGCTTTGGCAACATCTTGACTGACATTCTGAGCTCCAGCAACTTCCGGAATGAGAGGCTTCTCTTCTGGGCGCTGACACGGGTTGCCAGGtcagctgcagagaaagacTGTGCCCGCTGCTTGCACCCGAGCATGGGGGCTCGGCTTTTGGGAGGCATGCTACTCCGGGTGGGCATCTGTCTGCTAAAGAAGGTCAAGCAAGGTCGGGAGAAACGCCAGGCTGCTCTTTCCTGGGGAGGGGAAGGCAGTTCCCGCATGGGGGGGTCACCATGGGGAGGGGCAGGAGGGCAGATCGAAGGAGGCGGGGGAACGGGAAGGCTGTGTCTCTGAGGTTTCCTTGGCGGTGCCCTCATCAGGTGCTGATCCTCAGCGGACAGCGCCATTGTTGAACTTCCAAGAGGCACCTGGCAGCCAAGTTTGATCTGCTTTGGGAGACTGTGAGTGATTGGGTACCGCTTGAAGTCCCCATagccatcctcctcatcctgctCCATACAGTGCTGTGCTTTGTTGGCAATCATCCGCTCAGTTTGGGAAAGCAGATTTAGGGAGTGAGATGCGTTTTTATTGAGTGTGGGGGGAATGTGGGTCGATCTTTGAAGGCGCGGGGACAGAGAAGTCTGGCGTGGAGGAGGAACTGGCGCGTCAGACTCATCATATCCCACATCTGAGTCTTGTTGGGAAAGACTGTTGTGACTTAGATGTTGCAGTAGCTTCTGATCCTCTGTACTGGTAGGCGATTCTGCAGGTTCTGGCTCTGTCAGCTGCACAGTAACCTCCTCCTTGTGTTCCTCCACCAGATCCTGAGCGCTGCTCTCCACTCCATCCTGCCTAACCAATACCGGCTTCCTAAACTTGCGAGGTTGCGGGACTGGCAGAGGTTTACTGGGGGCTGTTGGAACTTCTGTATCAAAGTGTTCATCAGTTAAAGACAGGACAGGACTCGTACGTTCTGCAAAGACACTATCTGCGGCTGCAGGTTCAGGGTCATGTGGAGGGAGACTTACAACCGTACTGTCACGGGTGAAATCTGCATCATCAGAGATCTCAGTCTCTGGAACAGCTTTTGCAACTTCATGACCCAATACAGAACAAGTATGACACAAATCACGATcctgaggttggtcagcaggaagcCTAGTCTCCTGACCATCATCACTCCTCCGTGCATCTTTGTTCACACCTAAATGTCTTTGTCTCTGAGGTTTGTCCCTTGGCTTTTTGTTTGCCCCTTTATCATCACTCCTCTCTGAAGCTACTTCTTCCGCCTTATTGTCGGACTGATGTTCCCGACTCGTCCCGGTTAATCCATCTACAATCCCATTATCTGATTCATCCTTGTGAAAAAGGTTCCCATTTTCATTCCTGTTTTCCAGATAGGAGCACTGCAAACAGTCCTGGAGTCCACAGGAGCAGAAGGGTATGATGTAATCTGATTCATGTTTGCCAGTCTCTGATAACATCCCATTTTTGGAGTTTAGTAGTGAGAGTTTGTCCTCTAGATGCTCGTTCTGTTCCTGAGATATTGTTGGGTGACCACTGACTTGTTGGGGTGGATGTGCAACTGTGGATTTGGGGATGCATGGTTTGGGGGCAACAGCCGGCTTT
This window contains:
- the fgd6 gene encoding FYVE, RhoGEF and PH domain-containing protein 6 gives rise to the protein MSTGVKKPPLAPKPKLPASTKPSPPPIAPKPGALPHTAVSTQPSPATFKRAKPAVAPKPCIPKSTVAHPPQQVSGHPTISQEQNEHLEDKLSLLNSKNGMLSETGKHESDYIIPFCSCGLQDCLQCSYLENRNENGNLFHKDESDNGIVDGLTGTSREHQSDNKAEEVASERSDDKGANKKPRDKPQRQRHLGVNKDARRSDDGQETRLPADQPQDRDLCHTCSVLGHEVAKAVPETEISDDADFTRDSTVVSLPPHDPEPAAADSVFAERTSPVLSLTDEHFDTEVPTAPSKPLPVPQPRKFRKPVLVRQDGVESSAQDLVEEHKEEVTVQLTEPEPAESPTSTEDQKLLQHLSHNSLSQQDSDVGYDESDAPVPPPRQTSLSPRLQRSTHIPPTLNKNASHSLNLLSQTERMIANKAQHCMEQDEEDGYGDFKRYPITHSLPKQIKLGCQVPLGSSTMALSAEDQHLMRAPPRKPQRHSLPVPPPPSICPPAPPHGDPPMRELPSPPQERAAWRFSRPCLTFFSRQMPTRSSMPPKSRAPMLGCKQRAQSFSAADLATRVSAQKRSLSFRKLLELRMSVKMLPKLLGKSGPSSDGTSMDPNLKNSRSASSTDETDNGGESGDGSVEYENVPLYEEIPEYMNLPFHSARLGWPQDADGSDTDIYEVQDPYHRRQDGESDSDWPRRDVHSEAEEIHSSDEEDNSSTSSKEQIDAVDKQQEDEMKRKKVVHIAQEIMSSEKVFVDVLKLLHIDFRDAVATASRQNGKPVVEERVLSQILYYLPQLYQLNRDLLRELEERVAHWSDHQRLSDIFVQKGPYLKMYSTYIRQFDNNVALLDEQCRKNPAFAAVVRDFEMTPRCASLALKHYLLKPVQRIPQYQLLLTDYLKNLPEDSEDYKDTQAALSIVKEVANHANDIMKQGDNFQKLMQIQYSLNGHHEIVQPGRVYLKEGTLMKLSRKVMQPRVFFLFNDALMYTTPNQSGQYKLNSVLPLAGMKVSKPSQEAYQNELNIESVERSFILSASSAPERDEWLEAIAKAIDDYTKKKITFISTRSQEEADVVFDSGAPLGSKAPIWIPDLRATMCMICTCEFTLTWRRHHCRACGKVVCQACSANKYYLEYLKNQPARVCDHCFAKLQENSDRCASTSVSPIKSGAFSFTRKQKKIPAALKEVSANTENSSMSGYLNRSKGIKKPWKRLWFVIKNKVLYTYAASEDVAALESQPLLGFFLREEKNGPAQKMQFKLYHKNTLFYIFRADDIPTAQRWIEAFQEAMILEE